A region of the Trueperaceae bacterium genome:
TACCATTGTTTCTTGAACAAACACCGGAACATGCTGTTTGCCGTTATAAACACCGATCGTGTGACCGACCATCTCCGGCACTACCGTACTCCGCCGGCTCCAAGTCCGAATGACGTGACGGTCACCAGATTCATTGGCTGCGTCTATCTTTCGAAGTAGATGACCATC
Encoded here:
- a CDS encoding 30S ribosomal protein S19 yields the protein MARSMKKGPFVDGHLLRKIDAANESGDRHVIRTWSRRSTVVPEMVGHTIGVYNGKQHVPVFVQETMVGHKLGEFSPTRTFRSHSGNRKD